One part of the Acidimicrobiales bacterium genome encodes these proteins:
- a CDS encoding MoaD/ThiS family protein has product MSVTVRLPTIMRTQAGGQAEVSAEGTTVGEVVEDLIRQFPGTAKHLHAPDGGLHRFVNIYVDDDDIRYLQGPETPVADGAQVSILPAVAGGSG; this is encoded by the coding sequence GTGTCGGTCACCGTCCGCCTGCCCACCATCATGCGCACCCAGGCCGGCGGCCAGGCCGAGGTCTCGGCCGAGGGGACGACCGTCGGCGAGGTCGTCGAGGACCTCATCCGCCAGTTCCCCGGCACGGCCAAGCACCTGCACGCGCCCGACGGCGGTCTGCACCGCTTCGTCAACATCTACGTGGACGACGACGACATCCGCTACCTCCAGGGCCCCGAGACGCCCGTGGCCGACGGCGCCCAGGTCTCCATCCTGCCGGCGGTCGCCGGCGGCTCCGGGTAG